One stretch of Thermococcus sp. 21S9 DNA includes these proteins:
- a CDS encoding ABC transporter substrate-binding protein, protein MEMRWSGLILSVVLLLAVVSAGCVGNSTETSSKAMNEVTVKDFSGRNVTVKVPVQRAVVLSTSALEIIQLLNASEQVVGIPREAQYDALLSESLKNKTVVGARLKIDDWEKVLALKPDLIIDLDLKKFYNVDELLNRSASYGIPVVLLREDKLEDIPRAVSLLGQLFGKEKEAKAFDDYFNEQVKEVRAIASKIPAEKRKKVVMIQPIMGKLYLVNGNDVLAQAVRLVGADYLVNLTFNGYTPVRVPMDREKIIASYRDADVVILLTSAVTPYDQVEKLRKEMLSDEAWRGIKAVRDGNVVILRADMGKDSFLRWSPRLAVGIWVIGRAIYPDYYPDWNEKAKEFLKRFYGLS, encoded by the coding sequence ATGGAAATGAGATGGAGCGGTCTAATCCTGTCGGTCGTTCTTCTCCTCGCGGTCGTTTCGGCCGGTTGCGTGGGCAACTCAACCGAAACCTCAAGCAAAGCAATGAACGAGGTAACCGTGAAGGACTTCTCGGGAAGGAACGTCACGGTTAAAGTTCCGGTTCAGCGGGCGGTCGTTCTCTCGACTTCCGCCCTCGAGATAATCCAGCTCCTCAACGCGAGCGAGCAGGTCGTTGGTATTCCAAGGGAGGCCCAGTACGACGCTTTACTGAGTGAAAGCCTGAAGAACAAGACCGTCGTCGGCGCGAGGCTCAAGATTGACGACTGGGAGAAGGTTTTAGCCCTAAAGCCCGACCTAATAATTGACCTCGACCTGAAGAAGTTCTACAACGTTGATGAATTACTCAACCGCTCCGCCAGCTACGGAATTCCGGTCGTCCTGCTGAGGGAGGACAAACTTGAGGACATACCCAGGGCCGTTTCGCTCCTCGGCCAGCTCTTCGGAAAGGAGAAAGAGGCCAAGGCCTTCGACGACTACTTCAACGAGCAGGTGAAGGAGGTTAGGGCCATAGCCTCAAAGATTCCAGCGGAGAAGAGGAAGAAAGTGGTAATGATACAGCCGATAATGGGCAAGCTCTACCTCGTCAACGGCAACGACGTCCTTGCTCAGGCCGTCAGGCTCGTTGGGGCGGACTACCTCGTGAACCTGACCTTCAACGGCTACACACCGGTTAGGGTCCCGATGGACAGGGAGAAGATAATCGCGAGCTACCGCGATGCAGACGTCGTAATCCTCCTCACGAGCGCCGTAACCCCGTACGACCAGGTCGAGAAGCTCCGGAAGGAGATGCTCAGCGACGAGGCCTGGAGGGGCATTAAGGCCGTCAGAGATGGCAACGTCGTAATCCTCAGGGCGGACATGGGCAAGGACTCCTTCCTCCGCTGGAGTCCACGCTTAGCAGTGGGAATCTGGGTCATCGGCAGGGCAATCTACCCGGACTACTACCCCGACTGGAACGAAAAAGCTAAGGAATTCCTGAAGAGGTTTTACGGCCTCTCCTGA
- a CDS encoding ABC transporter substrate-binding protein — MIAVFPASLAEILKLVGKAGEIAGVNEEIRLDPCLPELKDKPVIGKYLKRSKRTYWDVLEKLKPDLILDFKVENLHSGDELRAFGERIGARVELVDFETVEGLVEESRRIAELTRGDFSKLGGFYEKHLTRLGEITEGIEERPKVLLTYRNFNVVTRTNVLSDAVRKAGAINLGERIRTKRKVYPVKKERFFRAFGDAEHLFLLTSIMTDREKMEEIRDEILDSAEWRAIEAVQLGNVNIVGSALDLESFMRWSPRIIPGIYQLGRFIHGRAFPKWENVAKELYSLCGV, encoded by the coding sequence ATGATAGCGGTCTTTCCAGCGAGTCTCGCGGAAATCCTCAAGCTCGTCGGGAAAGCCGGGGAGATAGCCGGGGTGAACGAGGAAATCAGGCTCGACCCCTGCCTGCCGGAGCTGAAGGATAAGCCGGTCATCGGAAAGTACCTCAAGCGGAGCAAGAGGACCTACTGGGACGTTCTGGAGAAGCTTAAGCCGGACCTTATCCTCGACTTCAAGGTTGAGAACCTGCACTCCGGGGACGAGCTGAGGGCCTTTGGGGAGCGTATAGGGGCAAGGGTCGAGCTGGTTGACTTCGAGACCGTTGAAGGCCTCGTCGAGGAGAGCAGGAGGATAGCCGAACTAACGAGGGGCGACTTTTCAAAGCTCGGCGGGTTCTATGAGAAGCACCTAACGAGGCTGGGCGAGATAACTGAGGGCATCGAAGAGAGGCCCAAAGTCCTGCTCACCTACCGGAACTTCAACGTCGTAACGAGGACCAACGTTCTGAGCGACGCGGTTAGAAAAGCCGGGGCGATAAACCTCGGCGAAAGGATACGGACAAAGCGGAAGGTCTATCCGGTAAAGAAGGAGCGCTTCTTCAGGGCCTTCGGCGATGCGGAGCACCTCTTCCTGCTCACGAGCATAATGACGGACAGGGAGAAGATGGAGGAGATAAGGGACGAAATCCTTGACTCGGCCGAGTGGAGGGCAATCGAAGCAGTTCAGCTTGGAAACGTGAACATAGTCGGCTCGGCCCTCGACCTTGAGAGCTTCATGCGCTGGAGTCCCCGCATAATTCCGGGAATCTACCAGCTCGGAAGGTTTATACACGGAAGGGCCTTTCCGAAGTGGGAAAATGTCGCAAAGGAAC